The sequence TCTCATCCTCTTTCTGTCGCATGGTCGCCATGTCGCTCTGGTCGCCAGACTTCTTACGGGCCTTCTTCTTGTCGGTGCGCTTGCCGGTGAGGTCGACGGAGCAGTCAATGTCCTCGAGGACGATGATGGACTTTCCCTTGGTCTCGATGAAGAGCTTCCGCAGCTCCGTGTTGTTCTTCACCGCCGTGAGCTCCATGTCATAGATGTCGTAGTCCATAAAGTTGGCCATGGCGGCGATCATCATGGACTTACCGGTGCCTGGGGGTCCAAACAGCAGGTATCCACGCTTCCATGCCTTGCCGACCTTGGCATAGTAATCCTTTCCCATCTTGAAGGCATTGAGATCATCCTTGATCTCGTCCTTTTTGGCGGGGTCCATAGCGAGCATGTCAAACTTCGCCGGGTGCCGGAACTCCACGTGGCTCCAGAGGCTCTTTTCTCTGTTGTAGGAGCTCCATTGGCTGCTTGCGTTGTTGGTGAAGAGGCGGTGCTGGCGGTTCTTGGCGATGACGTCACGGCCATTTTTTATGACATAGGGCAGGTAGTCATTCACGATGTGTTTGTGGAACCTTTTATGGAAGGCAACTCGGTAGAAGCGGCGCTTCTCATCACCAGCGCGGTAGGTGATGACAGTGGTCTTCGGGAGCTCTGTGTCGGCGTACCACCAGAGCGTGGCACCTTTGAAGGTATCAACGATCTCTTGATCGTCGTCAACTGAAACTTGGGGCTTCTGCATGTCGCTCTCGAGCTCGGCCTTCAGCTTGCGCACCCGACCATCTTGATGACACAAGTTGGAGAGGTAGGCCTCAATCGCAACGAAGAAGTCGCTGCGTTTGAAACTCTCGGCGCCGTACTCAGGGATGGTGATTTGTATGTATGGGTTGAGGTAGGCGCTGATCTTGTTGATCAACAATTTGATCCTGGATTGGTTCATTGCCATGGTGGTGAGGGTAATTAAAAACGCCAGAGCTGATCCAATCCCGGCCCACAAATCATTGGTCGCCATGGCTTGTTGGCTAGCTTGGGTTGGCTAGGACGGACTAGGATGACCAAGGAAGCTCTCGATTGATGAGATCAAACTAAGCTAGCTAGGTATGAGGTTCGCAGTGGCTTGCCGCTCCTGGTCTGTTGCATGGGTCATATATATTTATAGAGATGACAGGAAGAGAATCTATAAATGAGACCCGGCTTTTATCTTAGCTCAATCAGTCTGGACCCGCAGCAAACCATGACAAGTGGAGAAAAAAATTCCTAATTTTTTACTGCACCCCTACGGTTCTTCCTTTTTCCAAGAAGAACGGTATCTGGAAGTGCCAGACCAACAAGATCTTCAATAATATAGCAGCGACTGTTCA is a genomic window of Triticum aestivum cultivar Chinese Spring unplaced genomic scaffold, IWGSC CS RefSeq v2.1 scaffold206887, whole genome shotgun sequence containing:
- the LOC123175767 gene encoding AAA-ATPase ASD, mitochondrial-like; translated protein: MATNDLWAGIGSALAFLITLTTMAMNQSRIKLLINKISAYLNPYIQITIPEYGAESFKRSDFFVAIEAYLSNLCHQDGRVRKLKAELESDMQKPQVSVDDDQEIVDTFKGATLWWYADTELPKTTVITYRAGDEKRRFYRVAFHKRFHKHIVNDYLPYVIKNGRDVIAKNRQHRLFTNNASSQWSSYNREKSLWSHVEFRHPAKFDMLAMDPAKKDEIKDDLNAFKMGKDYYAKVGKAWKRGYLLFGPPGTGKSMMIAAMANFMDYDIYDMELTAVKNNTELRKLFIETKGKSIIVLEDIDCSVDLTGKRTDKKKARKKSGDQSDMATMRQKEDEKKDDEDSKLTLSGVLNFIDGLWSACGEERIIIFTTNYKDKLDEALIRPGRMDMHIEMSYCRYEAFKVLAHNYLDISEYQFFELFGEIHRLLDQVDMSPADVAEHLIRTEKKDAGACLQVLIQDLKILKAKKNSAADCHPQDPISIVVPDLNPTVLPDLNPTVINIFEVARDSTLES